One region of Solanum pennellii chromosome 6, SPENNV200 genomic DNA includes:
- the LOC107022711 gene encoding uncharacterized protein LOC107022711, producing the protein MKISLQITYQEKGTQTEPDTTEEILKAINTLSTKVDSMGKELQNLKANSQQHDYKYAELRQHIELRRSEDAKIPELQGDDGKLRKTHNNVCLDTAAGTSKRVTEKSKNTNLNQLFAKPFTQKPQMQIPVEPQTSTYAVSLQNDKKRYNYITQSYIENIYKIQTYLNLNPKSTQTKNPEEDYITQKLQGYNKLIAQPKTNPNLVKTCYNYGLLNTAYTYTGEEIAGIPELHKAFLTYKRITKGNLFYIKCYTAPAEILYEEIKSPIQVVKIGLTRDMIIPEEIEKQNEIPKVEIPNFYANKRIIGIATIIQELANNYLNGNAIWSYYARDQVMIYANSKELRESDMDEVQRWILSLLKPEEQPSTRALKKGFISEDLLVRYCKLISYKYPDHKCSKCNGEDNVIPTVDLG; encoded by the coding sequence atGAAAATCTCGTTGCAGATTACCTATCAAGAAAAAGGAACACAAACTGAACCAGATACAACAGAAGAAATACTCAAAGCTATTAATACACTTTCTACGAAGGTGGATAGTATGGGAAAAGAGTTACAAAATCTAAAAGCTaatagtcagcagcatgactataaATATGCGGAGCTACGCCAACATATAGAGTTACGTCGATCGGAAGACGCTAAAATTCCAGAGCTACAAGGAGACGATGGGAAACTCCGAAAAACCCATAACAATGTTTGTTTAGATACAGCTGCAGGTACAAGCAAAAGAGTTACTGAGAaatcaaaaaatacaaatttaaaccaGCTATTTGCAAAACCATTTACCCAAAAACCACAAATGCAGATACCAGTAGAACCGCAAACATCTACCTACGCAGTTAGCCTACAAAATGACAAAAAGAGATATAACTACATTACACAGTCCtacattgaaaatatatacaaaatccAGACATATTTAAACCTAAACCCAAAATCTACACAAACAAAAAATCCCGAAGAAGACTATATAACCCAGAAACTACAAGGATATAACAAACTTATTGCACAACCTAAGACCAATCCCAACCTAGTAAAAACGTGTTATAACTACGGACTACTAAATACAGCCTACACATATACCGGAGAAGAAATAGCCGGAATACCAGAACTACATAAagcatttttaacatataaaagaaTTACCAAAGGAAATTTATTCTATATAAAATGTTATACAGCACCAGCAGAGATACTATACGAAGAGATAAAATCACCAATACAGGTGGTAAAGATAGGATTAACCAGAGATATGATTATTCCAGAAGAGatagaaaaacaaaatgagATACCAAAAGTAGAAATACCTAACttttatgcaaataaaagaataattggtATAGCTACAATTATACAAGAGTTagcaaacaattatttaaatggCAATGCCATTTGGAGCTATTATGCAAGAGATCAGGTAATGATTTATGCGAACTCCAAAGAGCTAAGGGAATCAGATATGGATGAAGTCCAGCGATGGATTTTGTCATTATTAAAACCAGAAGAACAACCATCTACGAGAGCTTTGAAGAAAGGATTTATTTCAGAAGATTTATTAGTAAGATATTGCAAACTTATCAGCTACAAATACCCAGATCATAAATGCTCCAAGTGCAACGGAGAAGATAATGTGATACCTACAGTTGATTTGGGATAA